TCAtttcaccaccatcatctttaTGAATGATGCGACCAAAATACTACAACAGTatttttacttatttattcaaatttgatttttttttaaacagtaGCATGTGTAATGCCTTGCCTTAGAATAATATAAAGAGTATTGCTTATGAAAATGTCAATGAACTAAGAGATTGTATGCTATGTACGAAACAAATTGAAATATAAATGAATATTATAgattttataattattattcattatAGAATGAATGCATGTAATGCCAGTTAGTGGAATTTTAACTTATTTActattttattcattatttgttGAATTAAATGATGAGTGTCTATGGAAGACTAGCTTTTACATCGAGAGGTGGTAATTCTGATGAATTTCCAAGCACTCTAACTTTTCATTAATTGCATGGAATAGCTATTTTCCTTCATGGTTGAGTGTTGATAAATTATACACTTTGTGTATCATaatatttgaattttttaaataaaaaaaatgaaatattttaacttttatatatgttttttgtCTCCTGTATATTGGTCTAGTCTCATTTAGACAATCAATATTTATTCATATATTATCAAACTGTCTAACTAAAAACAAGTCAATCTCAATACCTTCTTACTCAGAATTTAATTATCTTGTTCATCCTTTTTTCATTAGTCTATAAAAATGATCACCAACTATAAATAATTATCCATCACTGTACTGCACTGTACTTTCAATCCACAATAAGAACTTGCATTAACCCTGCCTCTTGTAGTTGTCTCATTGCAATTTCTGACCACCCTGCATTAGCTATAGGGCTTGCTGGGCTAGGATGCATCAATGGGTAAACCCTTATACTTGAATCCTTCAGTACAGATCGGCAACGCCCCTCTGCAAACTTGCCAATCCCTACAACGGTGTCAGTCCCTAGTAGCTCTACCATTTCAATTAGTGCCTGGTCGCAAATGTTGTATAGCTGCTTTCTTTGTTCAACAGGAAGGTTCGGAGGAGTGATGTTTTTACCTGATTCATTCATAAATACTAGTGGGCAGTAATTGTGAATAAAACAGCTGCTAAAAAATACTTCTGGTGTTTTGCACAATTGTTTTATCAGGCCCCATAATCTTGAGCCGCTAACTTCACTTCTTTTGCAGTCTAGACCTAGAATTGGTCTCTTTGGGTGCTCTTTCAGCGGTTTTCTTACTTCACCATCAATTTCAAGCCAGTCTTTTACAAAACTAGTGTCTCCAAAAGGAACCTGTGAAGAAATAAGCCAAGTGCCTATTAACACATTGATCCCTCAACTGCCTGTACCGGccttgagaagtacccacaatccaaaaaattcataaatgcaaaataaacacaacaatatgaagatactcaggcatcagtctaagggataaatggtcttggaGATACGCATCCAACCATGGTTATAGCAACTACTCTAGTCAAATAagcaggttctttgacaaattttaagtcgaacaaggaaaaaaaagcagaatcatccctctcaacaaaacgctcaaaataccacacaagggagcaAAGAGGCAAATTTTGGACTAGCTCCTGctatttgttttgaattttggACCCTCGTTTTCCAGGCAATTGGGtagtcccc
The sequence above is a segment of the Nematostella vectensis chromosome 2, jaNemVect1.1, whole genome shotgun sequence genome. Coding sequences within it:
- the LOC5521622 gene encoding single-strand selective monofunctional uracil DNA glycosylase, producing MADSGCLVSESSEKLSNSPSLKRSKQLKAHKSQRIAKDVFDIETTVCRAMCMIDFGFPVCYIYNPIEYASETHINFLDKYCTSTKKVLFLGMNPGPFGMAQNGVPFGDTSFVKDWLEIDGEVRKPLKEHPKRPILGLDCKRSEVSGSRLWGLIKQLCKTPEVFFSSCFIHNYCPLVFMNESGKNITPPNLPVEQRKQLYNICDQALIEMVELLGTDTVVGIGKFAEGRCRSVLKDSSIRVYPLMHPSPASPIANAGWSEIAMRQLQEAGLMQVLIVD